In Lepidochelys kempii isolate rLepKem1 chromosome 10, rLepKem1.hap2, whole genome shotgun sequence, a single window of DNA contains:
- the SCAMP2 gene encoding secretory carrier-associated membrane protein 2 isoform X2, producing MSAYDTNPFADPVDVNPFQDPSVTQLTHANQGSLDEFNPFSENSRLTNGAQTVPATQPAGPSQPAVLQPSVEPTPQLLLRQATKYQPPRFISASKNSERQRLLGEDFSSQNSNKVKEIQGKVGKAVVSAAQDGLLHQQEELERKAAELERKERELQSNAANFNSRQNNWPPFPKRCPIKPCFYQDFSADIPADHQRTCKMLYYLWMLHSVTLLLNLLACLAWFTIHSYRGVDFGLSILWFVLFTPCAFLCWYRPIYKACRSDSSFSFFVFFLIFFCQIAIYIIQAVGIPGWGDSGWIAALGETSTNLAVSIIMMVVATFFTLCAVLSLFLLKKVHSLYRRTGASFQRAQEEFSQGILTNRNFQNAAAGAASSAAQGAFRGN from the exons GATCCCTCAGTGACACAGCTGACACATGCTAACCAAGGCAGCTTGGATGAATTCAATCCCTTCTCTGAGAACTCCCGGCTG ACAAATGGAGCTCAGACAGTTCCAGCGACGCAGCCTGCTGGCCCTTCGCAACCCGCTGTCCTACAGCCATCTGTGGAACCCACTCCACAG CTGCTGCTTAGACAGGCCACCAAGTACCAGCCGCCAAGGTTCATCTCAGCGAGCAAGAATTCAGAGAGACAGAGGCTGCTAGGAGAAGATTTCAGTTCTCAGAATAGCAACAAGGTAAAAGAGATCCAGGGGAAGGTAGGCAAA GCTGTAGTCTCAGCAGCCCAGGATGGACTCCTTCACCAACAGGAGGAGCTGGAGAGGAAAGCAGCAGAGTTGGAGAGGAAGGAGCGAGAGTTGCAGAGTAATGCAGCAAACTTTAATT CGAGACAGAACAATTGGCCACCCTTTCCCAAGAGGTGTCCAATCAAGCCATGTTTCTATCAGGACTTCTCTGCAGACATCCCAGCCGATCACCAGCGTACATGCAAGATGCTGTATTACTTGTGGATGC TTCATTCAGTTACCCTGCTTCTAAACctgcttgcctgcctggcatGGTTCACCATCCACTCCTACAGAGGAGTAGACTTTGGTCTCTCAATCCTGTGGTTTGTTTTGTTCACCCCTTGTGCTTTCCTCTGTTGGTATCGACCCATCTACAAGG CTTGCAGGTCTGACAGCTCCTTCAGCTTCTTTGTGTTCTTCTTGATCTTTTTCTGCCAAATTGCAATCTACATCATCCAGGCAGTTGGCATTCCTGGCTGGGGAGACAG TGGTTGGATTGCAGCTCTGGGCGAGACAAGCACAAACTTGGCTGTGTCCATAATCATGATGGTGGTGGCTACATTCTTCACGCTGTGTGCTGTCCTCTCACTCTTCCTCCTAAAGAAG gTGCACTCTCTGTATCGCCGGACAGGAGCCAGTTTCCAAAGGGCCCAGGAAGAGTTCTCCCAAGGCATCCTCACCAACAGGAACTTCCAGAACGCAGCTGCCGGGGCTGCCTCTTCAGCTGCGCAGGGCGCTTTCCGGGGAAACTAG
- the SCAMP2 gene encoding secretory carrier-associated membrane protein 2 isoform X1 has product MSAYDTNPFADPVDVNPFQDPSVTQLTHANQGSLDEFNPFSENSRLTNGAQTVPATQPAGPSQPAVLQPSVEPTPQAVVSAAQDGLLHQQEELERKAAELERKERELQSNAANFNSRQNNWPPFPKRCPIKPCFYQDFSADIPADHQRTCKMLYYLWMLHSVTLLLNLLACLAWFTIHSYRGVDFGLSILWFVLFTPCAFLCWYRPIYKACRSDSSFSFFVFFLIFFCQIAIYIIQAVGIPGWGDSGWIAALGETSTNLAVSIIMMVVATFFTLCAVLSLFLLKKVHSLYRRTGASFQRAQEEFSQGILTNRNFQNAAAGAASSAAQGAFRGN; this is encoded by the exons GATCCCTCAGTGACACAGCTGACACATGCTAACCAAGGCAGCTTGGATGAATTCAATCCCTTCTCTGAGAACTCCCGGCTG ACAAATGGAGCTCAGACAGTTCCAGCGACGCAGCCTGCTGGCCCTTCGCAACCCGCTGTCCTACAGCCATCTGTGGAACCCACTCCACAG GCTGTAGTCTCAGCAGCCCAGGATGGACTCCTTCACCAACAGGAGGAGCTGGAGAGGAAAGCAGCAGAGTTGGAGAGGAAGGAGCGAGAGTTGCAGAGTAATGCAGCAAACTTTAATT CGAGACAGAACAATTGGCCACCCTTTCCCAAGAGGTGTCCAATCAAGCCATGTTTCTATCAGGACTTCTCTGCAGACATCCCAGCCGATCACCAGCGTACATGCAAGATGCTGTATTACTTGTGGATGC TTCATTCAGTTACCCTGCTTCTAAACctgcttgcctgcctggcatGGTTCACCATCCACTCCTACAGAGGAGTAGACTTTGGTCTCTCAATCCTGTGGTTTGTTTTGTTCACCCCTTGTGCTTTCCTCTGTTGGTATCGACCCATCTACAAGG CTTGCAGGTCTGACAGCTCCTTCAGCTTCTTTGTGTTCTTCTTGATCTTTTTCTGCCAAATTGCAATCTACATCATCCAGGCAGTTGGCATTCCTGGCTGGGGAGACAG TGGTTGGATTGCAGCTCTGGGCGAGACAAGCACAAACTTGGCTGTGTCCATAATCATGATGGTGGTGGCTACATTCTTCACGCTGTGTGCTGTCCTCTCACTCTTCCTCCTAAAGAAG gTGCACTCTCTGTATCGCCGGACAGGAGCCAGTTTCCAAAGGGCCCAGGAAGAGTTCTCCCAAGGCATCCTCACCAACAGGAACTTCCAGAACGCAGCTGCCGGGGCTGCCTCTTCAGCTGCGCAGGGCGCTTTCCGGGGAAACTAG
- the ULK3 gene encoding serine/threonine-protein kinase ULK3 isoform X5: MAGAGWAPPRLEEFILTERLGSGTYATVYKAYRKKNAREVVAIKCVNKKSLNRASVENLLTEIEILKTIRHPHIMELKDFQWDSDNIYLIMEFCAGGDLSHFIRTRKILPEKVARLFLQQLACALKFLHDRNISHLDLKPQNVLLSSVENPHLKLADFGFAQYMSPWDEKHMLRGSPLYMAPEMVCHRQYDARVDLWSVGVILYEALFGRPPFFSKSFAELEEKIRSNRVIELPCRPRLSQGCRDLLQRLLERNPLQRISFEEFFTHPFVDMEHMPSAESLCKATALVMEAVKKDQQGDPSAALSLYCKALEFFVPALHCGSVHLASRGTKDAGDVQQQDPPAAGQHRQEHPQRRKRARRTLTHWISTSRVWGSCCLC; encoded by the exons ATGGCGGGCGCTGGCTGGGCACCGCCACGCCTGGAGGAGTTCATCCTGACCGAGAGGCTGGGCAGTGGCACCTATGCTACTGTTTACAAAGCCTACAGGAAG AAGAACGCCCGGGAAGTGGTGGCCATCAAGTGTGTGAACAAGAAAAGCCTGAACCGGGCATCGGTGGAGAACTTGCTGACAGAGATTGAGATCCTGAAGACCATCCGCCACCCGCACATCATGGAGCTGAAGGATTTCCAG TGGGACAGTGACAACATTTACCTCATCATGGAGTTCTGCGCTGGGGGGGATCTGTCCCATTTCATCCGGACGCGGAAGATACTCCCAGAGAAGGTGGCGCGGCtctttctgcagcagctgg CGTGTGCCCTGAAGTTCCTTCACGACAGGAATATCTCCCACCTGGACTTGAAGCCTCAGAATGTTCTCCTCAGCTCCGTGGAAAATCCTCATCTCAAGCTGGCAG ATTTTGGCTTTGCGCAGTACATGTCTCCGTGGGACGAGAAGCATATGCTCAGGGGATCCCCACTCTACATGGCCCCCGAGATGGTGTGCCACCGGCAGTATGACGCCCGCGTGGACCTGTGGTCCGTGGGGGTCATTCTTTATG AGGCGCTGTTCGGGAGGCCGCCTTTTTTCTCCAAATCATTTGCTGAGCTGGAGGAGAAAATCCGCAGCAACCGGGTGATCGAG CTGCCCTGCCGGCCCCGGCTTTCCCAGGGGTGCCGGGATCTCTTGCAGCGCCTCCTGGAGAGGAACCCGCTGCAGCGCATCTCTTTCGAGGAGTTCTTCACCCATCCCTTCGTGGACATGGAGCACATGCCCAGCGCAGAGAGCCTGTGCAAAGCG ACCGCGCTGGTAATGGAAGCTGTAAAGAAGGATCAGCAGGGAGACCCCTCAGCCGCCCTCTCTCTCTACTGCAAGGCCCTGGAGTTTTTTGTCCCTGCCCTGCACT GTGGGTCAGTACATCTCGCGAGCAGAGGAACTAAAGACGCTGGTGACGTCCAACAACAAGACCCTCCTGCAGCAGGGCAACACCGCCAGGAACATCCTCAAAG GAGGAAGAGGGCAAGGAGGACTCTGACACACTGGATCTCTACCAGCAGAGTCTGGGGGAGCTGCTGCTTATGTTAG
- the ULK3 gene encoding serine/threonine-protein kinase ULK3 isoform X4, whose amino-acid sequence MAGAGWAPPRLEEFILTERLGSGTYATVYKAYRKKNAREVVAIKCVNKKSLNRASVENLLTEIEILKTIRHPHIMELKDFQWDSDNIYLIMEFCAGGDLSHFIRTRKILPEKVARLFLQQLACALKFLHDRNISHLDLKPQNVLLSSVENPHLKLADFGFAQYMSPWDEKHMLRGSPLYMAPEMVCHRQYDARVDLWSVGVILYEALFGRPPFFSKSFAELEEKIRSNRVIELPCRPRLSQGCRDLLQRLLERNPLQRISFEEFFTHPFVDMEHMPSAESLCKAVGQYISRAEELKTLVTSNNKTLLQQGNTARNILKEMSRDKPRLYAALEVASAAMAKEEEGKEDSDTLDLYQQSLGELLLMLAAEPVGRRRELLHSEIQTLMGRAEYLKEQIKMRDAQFMGKEMLSESVRSSCTLQ is encoded by the exons ATGGCGGGCGCTGGCTGGGCACCGCCACGCCTGGAGGAGTTCATCCTGACCGAGAGGCTGGGCAGTGGCACCTATGCTACTGTTTACAAAGCCTACAGGAAG AAGAACGCCCGGGAAGTGGTGGCCATCAAGTGTGTGAACAAGAAAAGCCTGAACCGGGCATCGGTGGAGAACTTGCTGACAGAGATTGAGATCCTGAAGACCATCCGCCACCCGCACATCATGGAGCTGAAGGATTTCCAG TGGGACAGTGACAACATTTACCTCATCATGGAGTTCTGCGCTGGGGGGGATCTGTCCCATTTCATCCGGACGCGGAAGATACTCCCAGAGAAGGTGGCGCGGCtctttctgcagcagctgg CGTGTGCCCTGAAGTTCCTTCACGACAGGAATATCTCCCACCTGGACTTGAAGCCTCAGAATGTTCTCCTCAGCTCCGTGGAAAATCCTCATCTCAAGCTGGCAG ATTTTGGCTTTGCGCAGTACATGTCTCCGTGGGACGAGAAGCATATGCTCAGGGGATCCCCACTCTACATGGCCCCCGAGATGGTGTGCCACCGGCAGTATGACGCCCGCGTGGACCTGTGGTCCGTGGGGGTCATTCTTTATG AGGCGCTGTTCGGGAGGCCGCCTTTTTTCTCCAAATCATTTGCTGAGCTGGAGGAGAAAATCCGCAGCAACCGGGTGATCGAG CTGCCCTGCCGGCCCCGGCTTTCCCAGGGGTGCCGGGATCTCTTGCAGCGCCTCCTGGAGAGGAACCCGCTGCAGCGCATCTCTTTCGAGGAGTTCTTCACCCATCCCTTCGTGGACATGGAGCACATGCCCAGCGCAGAGAGCCTGTGCAAAGCG GTGGGTCAGTACATCTCGCGAGCAGAGGAACTAAAGACGCTGGTGACGTCCAACAACAAGACCCTCCTGCAGCAGGGCAACACCGCCAGGAACATCCTCAAAG AGATGTCCAGGGACAAACCCCGCCTGTATGCTGCGTTGGAGGTGGCGTCTGCAGCCATGGCTAAG GAGGAAGAGGGCAAGGAGGACTCTGACACACTGGATCTCTACCAGCAGAGTCTGGGGGAGCTGCTGCTTATGTTAGCTG CAGAACCTGTGGGCAGGAGACGGGAGCTGCTTCACTCGGAG ATTCAGACTCTGATGGGCCGGGCTGAGTACCTGAAAGAGCAGATCAAg ATGAGGGATGCGCAATTCATGGGCAAGGAGATGCTGTCGGAGTCTGTCCGGAGCT
- the ULK3 gene encoding serine/threonine-protein kinase ULK3 isoform X2 → MAGAGWAPPRLEEFILTERLGSGTYATVYKAYRKKNAREVVAIKCVNKKSLNRASVENLLTEIEILKTIRHPHIMELKDFQWDSDNIYLIMEFCAGGDLSHFIRTRKILPEKVARLFLQQLACALKFLHDRNISHLDLKPQNVLLSSVENPHLKLADFGFAQYMSPWDEKHMLRGSPLYMAPEMVCHRQYDARVDLWSVGVILYEALFGRPPFFSKSFAELEEKIRSNRVIELPCRPRLSQGCRDLLQRLLERNPLQRISFEEFFTHPFVDMEHMPSAESLCKATALVMEAVKKDQQGDPSAALSLYCKALEFFVPALHYETDARRKEAIRSKVGQYISRAEELKTLVTSNNKTLLQQGNTARNILKEMSRDKPRLYAALEVASAAMAKEEEGKEDSDTLDLYQQSLGELLLMLAEPVGRRRELLHSEIQTLMGRAEYLKEQIKMRDAQFMGKEMLSESVRSSCTLQ, encoded by the exons ATGGCGGGCGCTGGCTGGGCACCGCCACGCCTGGAGGAGTTCATCCTGACCGAGAGGCTGGGCAGTGGCACCTATGCTACTGTTTACAAAGCCTACAGGAAG AAGAACGCCCGGGAAGTGGTGGCCATCAAGTGTGTGAACAAGAAAAGCCTGAACCGGGCATCGGTGGAGAACTTGCTGACAGAGATTGAGATCCTGAAGACCATCCGCCACCCGCACATCATGGAGCTGAAGGATTTCCAG TGGGACAGTGACAACATTTACCTCATCATGGAGTTCTGCGCTGGGGGGGATCTGTCCCATTTCATCCGGACGCGGAAGATACTCCCAGAGAAGGTGGCGCGGCtctttctgcagcagctgg CGTGTGCCCTGAAGTTCCTTCACGACAGGAATATCTCCCACCTGGACTTGAAGCCTCAGAATGTTCTCCTCAGCTCCGTGGAAAATCCTCATCTCAAGCTGGCAG ATTTTGGCTTTGCGCAGTACATGTCTCCGTGGGACGAGAAGCATATGCTCAGGGGATCCCCACTCTACATGGCCCCCGAGATGGTGTGCCACCGGCAGTATGACGCCCGCGTGGACCTGTGGTCCGTGGGGGTCATTCTTTATG AGGCGCTGTTCGGGAGGCCGCCTTTTTTCTCCAAATCATTTGCTGAGCTGGAGGAGAAAATCCGCAGCAACCGGGTGATCGAG CTGCCCTGCCGGCCCCGGCTTTCCCAGGGGTGCCGGGATCTCTTGCAGCGCCTCCTGGAGAGGAACCCGCTGCAGCGCATCTCTTTCGAGGAGTTCTTCACCCATCCCTTCGTGGACATGGAGCACATGCCCAGCGCAGAGAGCCTGTGCAAAGCG ACCGCGCTGGTAATGGAAGCTGTAAAGAAGGATCAGCAGGGAGACCCCTCAGCCGCCCTCTCTCTCTACTGCAAGGCCCTGGAGTTTTTTGTCCCTGCCCTGCACT ATGAAACTGATGCTCGCAGGAAAGAAGCGATCAGGTCAAAG GTGGGTCAGTACATCTCGCGAGCAGAGGAACTAAAGACGCTGGTGACGTCCAACAACAAGACCCTCCTGCAGCAGGGCAACACCGCCAGGAACATCCTCAAAG AGATGTCCAGGGACAAACCCCGCCTGTATGCTGCGTTGGAGGTGGCGTCTGCAGCCATGGCTAAG GAGGAAGAGGGCAAGGAGGACTCTGACACACTGGATCTCTACCAGCAGAGTCTGGGGGAGCTGCTGCTTATGTTAGCTG AACCTGTGGGCAGGAGACGGGAGCTGCTTCACTCGGAG ATTCAGACTCTGATGGGCCGGGCTGAGTACCTGAAAGAGCAGATCAAg ATGAGGGATGCGCAATTCATGGGCAAGGAGATGCTGTCGGAGTCTGTCCGGAGCT
- the ULK3 gene encoding serine/threonine-protein kinase ULK3 isoform X1, translating into MAGAGWAPPRLEEFILTERLGSGTYATVYKAYRKKNAREVVAIKCVNKKSLNRASVENLLTEIEILKTIRHPHIMELKDFQWDSDNIYLIMEFCAGGDLSHFIRTRKILPEKVARLFLQQLACALKFLHDRNISHLDLKPQNVLLSSVENPHLKLADFGFAQYMSPWDEKHMLRGSPLYMAPEMVCHRQYDARVDLWSVGVILYEALFGRPPFFSKSFAELEEKIRSNRVIELPCRPRLSQGCRDLLQRLLERNPLQRISFEEFFTHPFVDMEHMPSAESLCKATALVMEAVKKDQQGDPSAALSLYCKALEFFVPALHYETDARRKEAIRSKVGQYISRAEELKTLVTSNNKTLLQQGNTARNILKEMSRDKPRLYAALEVASAAMAKEEEGKEDSDTLDLYQQSLGELLLMLAAEPVGRRRELLHSEIQTLMGRAEYLKEQIKMRDAQFMGKEMLSESVRSSCTLQ; encoded by the exons ATGGCGGGCGCTGGCTGGGCACCGCCACGCCTGGAGGAGTTCATCCTGACCGAGAGGCTGGGCAGTGGCACCTATGCTACTGTTTACAAAGCCTACAGGAAG AAGAACGCCCGGGAAGTGGTGGCCATCAAGTGTGTGAACAAGAAAAGCCTGAACCGGGCATCGGTGGAGAACTTGCTGACAGAGATTGAGATCCTGAAGACCATCCGCCACCCGCACATCATGGAGCTGAAGGATTTCCAG TGGGACAGTGACAACATTTACCTCATCATGGAGTTCTGCGCTGGGGGGGATCTGTCCCATTTCATCCGGACGCGGAAGATACTCCCAGAGAAGGTGGCGCGGCtctttctgcagcagctgg CGTGTGCCCTGAAGTTCCTTCACGACAGGAATATCTCCCACCTGGACTTGAAGCCTCAGAATGTTCTCCTCAGCTCCGTGGAAAATCCTCATCTCAAGCTGGCAG ATTTTGGCTTTGCGCAGTACATGTCTCCGTGGGACGAGAAGCATATGCTCAGGGGATCCCCACTCTACATGGCCCCCGAGATGGTGTGCCACCGGCAGTATGACGCCCGCGTGGACCTGTGGTCCGTGGGGGTCATTCTTTATG AGGCGCTGTTCGGGAGGCCGCCTTTTTTCTCCAAATCATTTGCTGAGCTGGAGGAGAAAATCCGCAGCAACCGGGTGATCGAG CTGCCCTGCCGGCCCCGGCTTTCCCAGGGGTGCCGGGATCTCTTGCAGCGCCTCCTGGAGAGGAACCCGCTGCAGCGCATCTCTTTCGAGGAGTTCTTCACCCATCCCTTCGTGGACATGGAGCACATGCCCAGCGCAGAGAGCCTGTGCAAAGCG ACCGCGCTGGTAATGGAAGCTGTAAAGAAGGATCAGCAGGGAGACCCCTCAGCCGCCCTCTCTCTCTACTGCAAGGCCCTGGAGTTTTTTGTCCCTGCCCTGCACT ATGAAACTGATGCTCGCAGGAAAGAAGCGATCAGGTCAAAG GTGGGTCAGTACATCTCGCGAGCAGAGGAACTAAAGACGCTGGTGACGTCCAACAACAAGACCCTCCTGCAGCAGGGCAACACCGCCAGGAACATCCTCAAAG AGATGTCCAGGGACAAACCCCGCCTGTATGCTGCGTTGGAGGTGGCGTCTGCAGCCATGGCTAAG GAGGAAGAGGGCAAGGAGGACTCTGACACACTGGATCTCTACCAGCAGAGTCTGGGGGAGCTGCTGCTTATGTTAGCTG CAGAACCTGTGGGCAGGAGACGGGAGCTGCTTCACTCGGAG ATTCAGACTCTGATGGGCCGGGCTGAGTACCTGAAAGAGCAGATCAAg ATGAGGGATGCGCAATTCATGGGCAAGGAGATGCTGTCGGAGTCTGTCCGGAGCT
- the ULK3 gene encoding serine/threonine-protein kinase ULK3 isoform X3, whose amino-acid sequence MAGAGWAPPRLEEFILTERLGSGTYATVYKAYRKKNAREVVAIKCVNKKSLNRASVENLLTEIEILKTIRHPHIMELKDFQWDSDNIYLIMEFCAGGDLSHFIRTRKILPEKVARLFLQQLACALKFLHDRNISHLDLKPQNVLLSSVENPHLKLADFGFAQYMSPWDEKHMLRGSPLYMAPEMVCHRQYDARVDLWSVGVILYEALFGRPPFFSKSFAELEEKIRSNRVIELPCRPRLSQGCRDLLQRLLERNPLQRISFEEFFTHPFVDMEHMPSAESLCKATALVMEAVKKDQQGDPSAALSLYCKALEFFVPALHYETDARRKEAIRSKVGQYISRAEELKTLVTSNNKTLLQQGNTARNILKEMSRDKPRLYAALEVASAAMAKIQTLMGRAEYLKEQIKMRDAQFMGKEMLSESVRSSCTLQ is encoded by the exons ATGGCGGGCGCTGGCTGGGCACCGCCACGCCTGGAGGAGTTCATCCTGACCGAGAGGCTGGGCAGTGGCACCTATGCTACTGTTTACAAAGCCTACAGGAAG AAGAACGCCCGGGAAGTGGTGGCCATCAAGTGTGTGAACAAGAAAAGCCTGAACCGGGCATCGGTGGAGAACTTGCTGACAGAGATTGAGATCCTGAAGACCATCCGCCACCCGCACATCATGGAGCTGAAGGATTTCCAG TGGGACAGTGACAACATTTACCTCATCATGGAGTTCTGCGCTGGGGGGGATCTGTCCCATTTCATCCGGACGCGGAAGATACTCCCAGAGAAGGTGGCGCGGCtctttctgcagcagctgg CGTGTGCCCTGAAGTTCCTTCACGACAGGAATATCTCCCACCTGGACTTGAAGCCTCAGAATGTTCTCCTCAGCTCCGTGGAAAATCCTCATCTCAAGCTGGCAG ATTTTGGCTTTGCGCAGTACATGTCTCCGTGGGACGAGAAGCATATGCTCAGGGGATCCCCACTCTACATGGCCCCCGAGATGGTGTGCCACCGGCAGTATGACGCCCGCGTGGACCTGTGGTCCGTGGGGGTCATTCTTTATG AGGCGCTGTTCGGGAGGCCGCCTTTTTTCTCCAAATCATTTGCTGAGCTGGAGGAGAAAATCCGCAGCAACCGGGTGATCGAG CTGCCCTGCCGGCCCCGGCTTTCCCAGGGGTGCCGGGATCTCTTGCAGCGCCTCCTGGAGAGGAACCCGCTGCAGCGCATCTCTTTCGAGGAGTTCTTCACCCATCCCTTCGTGGACATGGAGCACATGCCCAGCGCAGAGAGCCTGTGCAAAGCG ACCGCGCTGGTAATGGAAGCTGTAAAGAAGGATCAGCAGGGAGACCCCTCAGCCGCCCTCTCTCTCTACTGCAAGGCCCTGGAGTTTTTTGTCCCTGCCCTGCACT ATGAAACTGATGCTCGCAGGAAAGAAGCGATCAGGTCAAAG GTGGGTCAGTACATCTCGCGAGCAGAGGAACTAAAGACGCTGGTGACGTCCAACAACAAGACCCTCCTGCAGCAGGGCAACACCGCCAGGAACATCCTCAAAG AGATGTCCAGGGACAAACCCCGCCTGTATGCTGCGTTGGAGGTGGCGTCTGCAGCCATGGCTAAG ATTCAGACTCTGATGGGCCGGGCTGAGTACCTGAAAGAGCAGATCAAg ATGAGGGATGCGCAATTCATGGGCAAGGAGATGCTGTCGGAGTCTGTCCGGAGCT